A window of Rutidosis leptorrhynchoides isolate AG116_Rl617_1_P2 unplaced genomic scaffold, CSIRO_AGI_Rlap_v1 contig74, whole genome shotgun sequence genomic DNA:
attaatatttttatttttagatagtTGATATTTTTAAAATTTCAATATATTGTTTTCATGTTACCTCTTCACTTCACTAACTTGCATTCACACTTactttttagataaataaaaataaataattgaaagagagaaagaaaataattataaagttagaataatttatatataaaaatttatgatattaatatttataaaaaaataaaagtaacaACTATTACCAGTCTTGCAAGGagatatatgtaaatacataaaaTTTATCGACCAATGAAAATGCACCACGTGTaacattaaattaaaattgatTAAGAAGCGCAATATTTGAAAATCATCCCTAATTGCACACAAATCAAATTATATAATGACTTTTCACAAACTAGTCAGTGGGCCCGTCCGTTGGACGGAAACTCCGTacctttaaaaattaataatttaaatacatatatcatataaaaaattatataataattattcgtattaaacattattaaatctaattaagaataggaaaaaataatataataaattttaattaggaaaaattgtttaataaaagaaaggaaaaaaatatagtgtattataactttattaggatttttttttaaaaataatagatAGGAAATTGATTAGGATTAAAATTGTTATATTAAGAAAACGAATGTTTAAGTAAGACTATCCAGATGAGCATTAAATCTATCCAAATTTAAAAATGAAAATGCCTAAAAAAAAATCTAAATGAACACGGGTCATCTCAAATTCCTGAATACTTCTCCAAATACTACATTCACTGTCTTTCTCGTCACGACTCCCTCCTCGTCATGGATCAACATCTTAAGCCCCCCGCAGCCCGTGACCCTCGAGATCGCAACATAAAGTTGTCCATGGGAGAACACCGGACTCGGCAGATACAACCCCACGTGCCGGAGCGACTGTCTCTGGTGATACCGGATATACGTCAGCCGGTAAGACTCGACCGCGCTGTAACCGTCGACCAAAAACTGCTGGTATAGACGCCTCGATGATAGTATAAGCGATAATTCACACTTTCTGTCTTGGATCCTATATGCAAAAAATTCTCTTATAGTAACTTTATCACTCTTCTTTCTCGGTTCCTCCGTTTCACCGTCCGGCCCATCTCTATTGCGTTTCGTCCTCTTCGAATGCTCGGTTACGCTGCTCGACGCGACTCCCTTGCCTTTTCTGGTCCGCGCATCCGTCTTTTTAGGATGCTCCGTTACGCTGCTCGACGCACTTTGGCCTTCTTTTTCCTTCCCTTTTTGCTTTCGTGCATTAGTCCTTGATTTTCTTTTCTTGGGCGGTGCCTTCGCCATTCCCCTCAGCTGAACATCATCTCTGAATCCGTCCTCCCCGCGTGGGAAAAGCAACGGATATTGCATCGGCAGATACGCAGGGCACAAAATCGACACACGTTTCAACTATCCCGATCGAGTTTCGACAATCACATCCCTCTCACCGTCCGCGGAATCGAAATCATCAACAATAAGGCCCGCCACTTCAGATGTCGTAGGCAGATTGTACGTTCTTCCGTCGCTTTCCCTCTTCATGTATATTTTCAATCTCGGTTCAAGCAAGGTTTGGTCTTTAATCCTATCCCTTATCATCCCGTACTGATGTACATACGGATTGTGGATATCTAGTGTATCCTTTAATCGGAGATGATCCTTGCTTGCAACGAATTTAAATCGTCCTTCATCCTGCGAtgttatttttagacgttaatTAGTGATTAACTAATGACCAAACATTCAGAATGATTTCATGAACTATATTTTGAAGCACGATACATGATATGATACGTAAGCTAAGGAATATTGTAGTCGAGATTATTTCTTACTTGAGGGCTTTCATTCTGTTGGAGACCTCATTTTCTGTGTCGTATATGTAGAGCTGAGCGAACTTCGGAGTGTCTTTCCGTGGGAGTAGAGTTCCTATTTGATGGTGGCCCGCCTCCCCCCGTGTTGATAGAAGCTTCTGTTCGTGCTCCTATCGAAGTAAACGAAAACATCGAATTAATTGTTCTTACGTCCTTGAGGAATGCCCGACTCCTTCTATCATTTCCGGAGAACAGGTCGCTAAGAATTTTTGGAGGGGTTTGAAGCATGGGAAGTACCACCTTCCCTTTTTTGCAGCACATACTGAATTTCGGGCTCTTGCCTCTTTTTATACGCTCATCGGGCCACATCAATGCGCCGCAACTATCCCACTCACATGATTGGTCGCCAATGTCGAGGTATCCTACATGTTCTGAGGAGGAACATGAAAAGTAGTCGATTTATTAGAGGCATGTACGACCCTCAACATTACAAATCTATTTAGATACGCGTGCTATTTTCCATACCTTCGGCGGGGACGTTAACAGGTTCAACGGCTCTTATCGTTGCACTTCTTTTGTGTGCAACTCTCTTTCTCTTCCTAGTCGTTGCATCCACGACCTCCACATCCACCAAATCTTGTTCCATCTCTGtacatgaaaatatatatatatatatatacgtgtttgAGATGAAAATACCGATTCGTTCATTAAGGCATGAGCTCTTAAACTTACTAATTGATACATACCTACATCTGCTTGGGTGGATGTACTTCTTTTGCGTGCAACTCTCTTTCTCTTCCTTGTCGTTGCTCCCACGACCTCCATATCCACCAAAACTTGTTCCATCTCTGTACaacaaaataaaaaatatttatagGCGTTTGAGACGAAAACACCGATTCATTCATTAACTCTAAGGATATGATGGCCCAATCTTATTTTTTTCGGGGAAAAATGGTTTATGTACCTTTCTCCGCACTTTTGAATCCAAGAGAAGGCACCTGATCCATGACCTCAATGTCGATCAAACCTGCATGGCTGAATGTACTTCTTTTGTGTGCAACTCTCTTTCCCTTCGTGGTCGTTGCTTCTACAACCTCCACATCCGCCAAACCTTGTTCCATCTCtgtacaacaaaaaaaaaaaaatatttaaaggcGTTTGATTGAGGCATGAGCCCTTatgcattcatatatatatatatattttaatgtttGGATCTACTTTTTTCAATGCTTTTGCTATCGATGAATGCAAAGCGATTTCGATTATCAGTACAAATTGATTTTGACCTTTTTCTTTTTATTGGGCCGAATGACTACTTTTTCTTAATTATCTATTTGAAAAGTAGTTTCTTATTTGTAAGCCAAGCAAGGATTGGATTCTATGATGGAATGTTTTGATTGTTAAAACCAAGAACGGTACACTAAAAGATTTAACCGATCGAAGGCTGGATTATGCAATGAAAACAGTCGCATCTATATTAAAAAATAGCTCAAAATTGGTTATATACCTTTGTCTACATTATTGAATCCAAGAAAAGGCACCTCAACGACCTCAATGTCGATCAAAGGTGCAACTCTCTTTCTCTTCATGTTGCGATGTACATTCCAAGTCTTTCAAAGAAAAGGAATTTTGTTaattaactatatatatgtatagatgaaAGTGAGCACATAACTCAATCGCTAATTTTGATTTATGATTAGTTCAAATTTACAGAGATGAATTAGAAATTTTCATTTTCTTAACGAATAAGTTAAAGGAGCATGATTTTAGGAAATAAGTTCAATACATTGTCGTTTCTCGGCTATTTCGGCAGCTGGTTGGTTGCTTAGACCCAAAAGCTGTAGCTCCTCGGCTTGAGAAAGGAGCTGTCTTTTCAAGACTGAAATCTCTTTTTCTAAAGCTTCAAGCTTCCCGGAAACAACTAATTCCTAAATTCTCTGTTTTTGTTTCTCTCGAAACTTCTGCAAATATTCCTTTAGCGTGATCGATCTAATAGATTTTGTATAGAGAGAAAaataaaatcatatatttatactGATTTTTCCCTAACATGGATTCAGTATCCTGTTGAGATAAGGTTTTTACAATGGTAATAAAGACTCAACAGTACAACGATGTTGAAATTCGAAGTACCGGTTATAAAAAGATGACAACATGGATCTCTTTGATTTTTATCTTGTTTTGTTCCTAATTAGGATTACAAATTGACCATTGACCAATGTATTGAATCATTCATGATCGTCCATCTGCTGGTGCTTAATTTGTCAAACAGAATTGTGTACGTTTTCATAACAAAAGTTAAACAAAAACCGCCTCACGTGTGGATGCTTAGTTATCAATATATatcattaattaaatatttaattacCCAATTTCAGAAGACGGCGTACGTACGGTACAAAGTAAACATTTTAGTACCAGATAGCTAGGTCGTTGCATTTTATTTTATGATCATGCCGATAATTAAACATGTCTATATATGTAGTATAAGATTAGTTCATTTGAAAGTTTATGATTTTCACTTAGAGTAATAATTTGTTGAATTGAATCTTAAATAAGATAATTTATGTATTAGTTTATTGAAATTTCATATGGATTTTTTTGTCATGCGATATTAGTCTGAATAATTAACTTCGGGAAGAAGACAAATACTACATGTGATCATTATTCAAAACTCAATATAGAGTAGGGaattatttgtttatatataatgaaaaatgaaaaacTAAAATTTGAATTCAAAGAGAATATTTTTAGAAGTTTAAGATTAATTAGAAAAAAAAAGTTCCTAACGAAATCTAGAACTGTTTGCTTGGTTCATCGATGCTAATCTTCTTTTTCAACTTTAACTTTAATCAATCTGGGGCGGACTTTGCTTGGTTTTACCCCCGTATCATCCTCTTCATCAGATGAAATATACATTGCTCTTTTTTTTTGTTGGATTTATCAGTTGTCGGACTCATGTCGCTATCTTCTCGATCGGTATCCTACCATACCAATTTTAAAAAATTAAGTtcattatatatgtgtatattttaggAATGAAAAAGCGCCTTATAACTAAAGATTCAATCGATAGTGTTTATACCTCCAAATCCCCATCGACGTCTTCTTCTTTCTCAGAAGtctagaaggaaaaaaaaaattcaagctTTTATGTTAAAAATAAGGTGATAAATAAGGGAGTCCCaactataatattatatatatgtgtaagGTAAATGTGAAAAAGTTTACTCGAGTGAAGTGTTTATCCTTGAACTGTTTAATGAGACCCTCGTCTGATGTCACTCGCTTAACGGTATAAGTTACGTCCCAATCCGAGAATAGATCCTCCTCGGTAATTCCAAATTTGAATAACAGCTCCTTGTCGGCAATTGTCTCAAATTCAGCTAAGAGGTTTTTATTTGATTTTTCCTAATGATGATCAGAAAATAGATAAGGTGGTTTACAAACACgtttaaatagaaatataaacATAAACTCAATTTATTTTCTATCTTGTTTGATGGATTTATAAGGTCCGTTGCAGATTTGTCGATCAACAATTTCACCATCCGATCAAATAGCATTAATGATGTTGTTCCAGTACGATCACGAACTCTCACTTGCAtcttaaaactgaaaaaaaaaaccaTGATAATATAAGGATCAATAAGCATAAAAAAATATAAGGCTaaaaaaataacattactattaGCATAAACGGATGAATTTACGAATATGGATTTTCGATATCTTACTTTGGCTCAGCGGTCACCAGGTCTTGACACTTTGGACACCACCATTTTGGCCCATTCTTTTCAACTTTTTTATTGCACATGGTACATCCTTCATAATACCAGTTCTCGATGGACTCGACTTCGATTATTCGTGCAAGCATTGTAAAAAGTCCCACCTGCAATAGAATTTTGAATATTTTACTTTTCTTGATAGGTTTGATTATAATAAATTTTCCAAAAAAATAACTACTAATTAAGActatgaaattattattacctctggAGATATAGAAAGTTCTTTCACTGTGATTCTTTCCGTAAGGAGGAATTCATCCGACATCGAAACTGGTCCCGGTAGTTGAGTTATAATTTGTGCGTAGGAGCCTATATCATTAAGTCTACAATACACCATAAAATCAGTAAGTAAAATCGTAAAATAAATATCTAGTGTAAATTAAAATCAATCTATGGTATAAAATAATTACTTTTGGCTATATTCGACATCTTCAGGTAGATTCGGGTTGACGAAGATCTTTGTTCCTTGAAAATTATTACTTATTCCAGAAATTTCtgcaatttaaaatttattatggtATATATTATATGatgagatttaaaaaaaaaattaatataggaAATTGATGAACTTACCATTAAAAGTATTCGTAACAGCCGATTGTAAAATAACAACTATTGATTTCTTTAAAGTTGTAGCATCCAATATGGCTTCATTTAATTTCTCGGTAAAAGCATCCCACAAAGCGCAATTAATCCTCTTTTTTCTTAAGCATAGGGGAAAAATAAGCATTTAAATAAAAAACCATAATAAATAAAACAAAGTTAGATCAATGACATAATTAAATTTATATcataaataatgataaaaaaaaaacttactcCAAATCCTCTAGAACAAAGGTAAGCAATTTTATTATCTTGTCTGACTTGACTATTTCCCTTATTTTTTCATTCTCCACGACATGTCCAATAACATCTGTATTTTTAAGAGATCTATACGATTATAACCAAAAAAAACAAAGAAAACTAAATATAAAAGTTAAAAGTAAACTTACCAAACATAAACGATTCATTCTCCTTATTTAAAATTGAATCAAAGCTCACAAAATTAAAAGCAATTTTTGAAATCCCTTCATCCAAAATCTTTTCGACTATGGTATTTTTCAAGAAAAACAATTTGTATTGATTTCTAGTAGCTTTAAGTTTGTTGGTAGGTTCAGAGACGAAAAATTTTTGGAAGCTATATACTTCTCCTTCACTTATTTGTTGTCTATATGTTGCAAGAAGAACTTTTTTTATTGTTGCTTGAATGCGGCCATGCTACACACAcaataaaatatattttataaaagataaatttattagatacattaaaaaataaaaaaaacataaaaattCAACATCATAAATAAAACAAAGCTAGCTTAGCAAAAGAAAATCGTACCAAAAAAATTTATTCGTACGGATGTGAATTTAGTATACTGCATATAGCTATATATATACtcctaaaataaaaagaaaaaaaataaaaatctcaTATGATTAGGAATactaattcaaaatatatatataatagttaggAATAAAAAAAAACCGTCACGTTATAAACTTTTTATTGTGTTTGTCTTCTATGATTAGGAATTACTTATATTATTGGATTTGTCTTCTATTCATAATAgtttgtttaattattttatttattgtatttttaaatcctaattcaaCACAAActtgatttttaaatcctaattcaaCACAAATTTGATTCCTAATTAAAACGCCATGTGTCGgatgttgatttgacaataaaatttataattgaattgcaattgaaacaaattgaacaaATTAAAAAAAGTCTCTCTATTGTCTATATAAAGATACTCTCATGAAAACTTTAATTTCACCTAGGAAAGAAAAGAGAAGACTAATCCATCCATTTTATATATAGTCATATACACAATTTAAAAATTagtttacaattaatatttaatcCTATTATAAACTATAAATTAACATTAAGTCATTAATTAGTCAGTTTAGTTTAAATAGTGCCAACTAACCACAACAATGAAGAGAACAAATGAGAGCTCAAACCAGAGATATAGGGAGGTAATAATACTGTCGAATAGTAACTATTAAAGCCCAAGAAAATCATCATTCGCCTAGAAATAAATTACAATAATTAATCCCTACCATTATATACTATACAATTGATTAAGCTTTAGCGAATCTTTTTTAATACTTTCTTCAATTATTTCCTTTTCTTATTTTAAAAAACACCCGCCACTTGCTATGTGCTCATGCTCCAACGTGGGAGGGAGGATGACGCCGTGACGGTGACCATCATCCAATAATTGAGGATCATCTCACAATCAAACGGAAGAAAGAATCATACGTGTCACTCCTTTGACCGTCGTTATACCTCCGTTAATCGTGACCGTTCCAACAACGTAGAGAAaagaacacacaactaaaagtcatttttatttattatcacaaGTGCCACGTCGCACGTGCGAGTGAAAATTGATGTGGTGCTGTGCTGGTGACACGATCGTCTCGCACGTGTCTATTGGAGTTTACCCGAGGTGCACGGTCAATTGCTGTGGGCCCAGGAGACAAGGACATCGTAAATAGAGCCCTTCATCAGTTGGTGATGAGACAATATGGGCCCCAAAGTATGGCTCTTTGTTGGcttttttaatttatttaatcGTGGGCCCTGCGTCtagtatatttatttttaatttatttagggAGTAAATAATAATGGGATGATAATTATTTCATCGaaattatttttgtattttttggtTTAGTGGAGGTTAATGTGGACCCGATGCACACTCGACTCCAGATAGGAGAAAGCAACGGCCACAAGAGTGGTTCATTACGGGGCCACATCTTTCGATCGAATTTACGAACAAACCATTtatgattttttatttttaaaagagATTTATGATTATATTGTGTGAATAAATTGATTCAAATTTGTTGTATAAAGGTTTATTAATGCTCCCTCATAAATTAATAGATGAAGAATATGATTAATTAATTTATGAGAACACGAATATCACAATTTTTTGGATAACAGATTCGTGTTCTCAAAACACGAACTTCTTAATCACAATTAAGCAAGTTCGCGTTCTCAAAACTCGAAATCTATATTCTATTTTCACAGACTCATTTCAAGCACTAAGACTGTAGCGCACTCCCGATTATTGCTCTTAATATGAAGAACCGATATTTTCTTAAAAGCAACATACTGTATACTGAGCTCAAACTAATGTAACAACTATATAACATGTTTtacttaaaaaaaaataatatactaCTATATTTTATTTCCAAATTCAATATCGttttcttttattttctctttTCACTTTTATAAATTCACGTTTATTTGTCACATATGGTATCTAGGTTGAGACGATCGTTggtatatattttttaattatgcTTGGATTGTAACTGGTGTATAcaaagaataaaataaataaaataaataaatttgtgTATACAAAAATGATGCTCCATATTTTTAAAGCATGCATGCCTTTATAATTTTTAAAGCATAAAAAGAAAAAGTcttcataatttttttttgaggTTGTCTTCATAATTTTTAGTTTTTTACGGTGGTGACCACAGTAAAACATAGTACTAGCTAAAAACGACAAAGGGAGAGCACTTTTGCAGTAAAAAGATCTAGTGGTTTGTACAAGAATTAACCAACATAGAAGGTACTAgattgaaataaataaataatttaatttcTTGCAGGAAAGGACATTTTTTTTCCTAGCAGAAAATTATAGTACTAGTACTGTACTCAAtagtaaaaaaatgaaaaaaataaaataaaaattgggtGCATTGTATTTGGCGAGCCACTTTACGGATCCATAGATTTCAAGCACTTGGCTGCGGATTCTTGAAAACCATTCCAGATTCCTTCCacgtgttaaaaattattatagcaATCATCGTATGTCACAACCCATTACTGCATAAACCTAATTTATTCATTTTTATTTACAACTATGAGTTTTTATAGTACTGTAGTACAACATGTATTAAATTTGGAATAATTcttcatctttttattattttatattttaattaaatatc
This region includes:
- the LOC139885065 gene encoding replication factor A protein 1-like translates to MSLSPGPTAIDRAPRHGRIQATIKKVLLATYRQQISEGEVYSFQKFFVSEPTNKLKATRNQYKLFFLKNTIVEKILDEGISKIAFNFVSFDSILNKENESFMFDVIGHVVENEKIREIVKSDKIIKLLTFVLEDLEKKRINCALWDAFTEKLNEAILDATTLKKSIVVILQSAVTNTFNEISGISNNFQGTKIFVNPNLPEDVEYSQKLNDIGSYAQIITQLPGPVSMSDEFLLTERITVKELSISPEVGLFTMLARIIEVESIENWYYEGCTMCNKKVEKNGPKWWCPKCQDLVTAEPNFKMQVRVRDRTGTTSLMLFDRMEKSNKNLLAEFETIADKELLFKFGITEEDLFSDWDVTYTVKRVTSDEGLIKQFKDKHFTRTSEKEEDVDGDLEDTDREDSDMSPTTDKSNKKKEQCIFHLMKRMIRG